GCCTGCCGGGCTGGCACGAGGAGGGAGTCGACCTCTCCAACATGGACGACGGTCGGAGCTTCGACACGATCGTCGGGCGCGTGAGCAGTGCGAACGCCTACTTCGGAGCCGCTCCGGTCGTCCGGGCACTCGAAATGGGCGCGCAGATGATCGTCACCGGCCGCGTCACCGACACCGGGATTACCCTGGCCCCCATGATCCAGCGCCTGGGCTGGGCCGCCGACGACTGGGATCGTCTGGCCGCGGGGATCGTCGCCGGTCACATCCTCGAGTGTGGAGCCCAGAGCACGGGGGGGAACTTCACCGACTGGCGCCGCGTGGGCGACTTCCACCGCATCGGCTACCCGATCTGCGAGATGCACGAGGACGGAAGCTTCGTCCTGACCAAGCACGAGGGCACCGGCGGTATGGTGTCGGTCGAGACCATCAAGGAACAGTTGCTGTACGAAATGGGGGATCCGCACCGCTACCTCACGCCGGACGTGGTGGTGGACTTCTCGAGCATCCGTCTCGAGTCCGACGGCCCGGACCGCGTGCGCGTGTGGGGCGTGCGAGGCGCGCCGCCGACCGAGTTCCTGAAGGTCTCGGTCAGCTACTCCGACGGGCACAAGGCCTCGGGCGCGGTGATCGTCTCGGGCCCCGAGGCCCGCGACAAGTGCGAGGCCTTCGCCGACATCCTGTGGAAGCGACTTCCCGAGTACGAGGAATCGCTCACCGAGTACGTGGGTGCCGATGCGACCTGGGGTCCGCTCAGTCCGAGCGCCGATGCGAACGAGATCTACCTGCGCTTCGGAGCGCGCGACCACGACGCGGCGAAGCTGGGCGAGTTCAGCAAGATGCTTCCGGCGCTGATCCTCTCGGGGCCGCCGGGAGTGGCCGTCACCGGGGGGCGCCCACGGGTGCAGGGGGTGGTCGCCTACTGGCCGCTGCTCGTTCCACGCGAGCGCTGCACGGCGCAGGTGACCGTCGTCGCGGGAAGCGGCGAGGAGAGCGCCGAGGTCGGGTTCACCGGACCCACCGGACCCGGTGCCTGCGAGGGGACCGCGGCGACCCTCACCGAAGCGCCGGCTCCATCGGGTGAGACGGTCACGGTTCCCCTGCGGCGCGTGGCCCACGGGCGCAGCGGCGACAAGGGCGACACCTGCAACATCGGCGTCATCGCGCGGCATCCCGCCCTGTACGGTTGGATGCGGGACACCCTGACCGCGGAGTGGGTGAAGGAGCGCTTCACCGGAATCGCCCACGGCGACGTCGAGCGCTTCGAGGTGCCGAACCTCGACGCCCTGAACTTCCTCCTGCACGAGTCGTTGGGTGGGGGCGGGACCCTCGCGCTGAAGATCGACGCCCAGGGCAAGACCTTGAGCCACGCATTGCTCGGCTGCGAGGTCGAGATCGACCGCGCGCTGCTCGACCTCGTGGAGGACGCGTCGTGAGCCGTCTGCGTCTCGAGCCGTCGGGTGACGTCCTGACGATCGTCCTCGACCGCCCCGACGCGCGGAATGCGCTCGACGAGCAGGCCATCGCCGAACTGACCGAGGCCCTGCGCGGACCCGCGTCCGATTCCGGCGTGCGCTTCGTGGTGCTCCGGGGCGAGGGCAAGGTCTTCTGCGCCGGGGCCGACCTCGACTACATGCGCCGCCTGGCGGCCGCCGACGACGAGACGAACCAGGCCGATGCACGCCGGCTCGGTGCGCTGTTCGACGCCATCGCCGGCTGTCCGCATCCCGTGCTCGCCGCGGTGCACGGCGCGGCGATCGGGGGCGGTATCGGACTCGTCGCGGCCGCCGACCTCGTGGTCGCGACCGAGGGCACGAAGTTCGGCTTCACCGAGGTCCGCCTGGGCATCGTGCCCGGTGTGATCTCGCCCTACGCCGTGCGGCGGCTCGGACCGGCCGTCGCCCGCCGCCTGTTCCTCACCGGCGAGATCTTCGCCGCACCCGTCGCGCGGGACTTCGGCCTGGTCGACGAGATCGTCGCCGACGGCGCACTCGATCCGGCGATCAGCCGCTGGGTCGAGCGGTTGCGGGTCGGGGGCCCCGGGGCACAGACCGCCGTGAAGCGGCTGCTCGACGACGTGCTCGACGCACCCCTGGCCGAGGCGGTGCAACGCACGCCGGCGCACATCGCCCGCCAGCGGGCCACCGACGAGGCGCGCGAGGGATTCGCCGCCTTCTTCGAGCGGCGCCCACCCTCGTGGTCGCCGGAGGCGAAGTCATGAGGGCGCGTCCGTTCCGCCGCGTGCTCGTGGCCAACCGCGGGGAGATCGCCGTCCGCGTTCTTCGCGCCTGCCGACAGCGAGGACTCGAGACCGTGGCCGTGGTCAGCGAGGCCGACCGCGCGTCGCTGGCCGCTCAGTTGGCCGACCAGGTCGTCGAGATCGGTCCGGCCCCCGCCGCCGAGAGCTATCTGCGTATCGACGCCATCCTCGACGCCGCGCGGGGCACCGGCGCCGATGCGATCCATCCCGGCTACGGATTCCTGGCAGAGAACGCCGCCTTCGCCCGGGCCTGCGACGACGCCGGGGTGGTGTTCATCGGACCGGGTGCCGACGTGATCGATGCCATGGGGGTGAAGACCGAGGCCCGCCGCCGCATGGAAGAGGCCGGGGTGCCGGTCGTGCCCGGGGCGCTGCTCGAGGGCGACGACCCTGCGGCCTGGGAGGCCGCCGGCTCCGGCGTCGGCTATCCGTTGCTCGTGAAGGCCGCCGCCGGAGGTGGGGGCAAGGGCATGCGCGCCGTCCACGGAGCGGCGGATCTGGTCGACGCGATCGGCGCCGCCCGCCGGGAGGCGGCCAGTGCCTTCGGCGACGCCACCGTGTACCTGGAACGACTGCTGATCCGGCCACGCCACGTGGAGGTCCAGGTCCTCGGCGACACCCACGGTCACGTCCTGCACCTGGGCGAGCGTGATTGTTCGGTACAGCGTCGGCACCAGAAGGTGGTGGAGGAGTCGCCCGCCCCCGGGCTGAGCGACGACCTGCGGGCGCGCCTGCACGACGCCGCGGTGCGTGCCGCCCGGGCCGTGGACTACGTCGGCGCCGGAACCGTCGAGATGCTGCTCGACGCATCGGGGGACTTCTTCTTCCTCGAGATGAACACCCGTCTGCAGGTCGAACATCCCGTGACCGAGAACGTCACCGGGGTCGACCTGGTGGAGGCCCAGTTGCGCGTGGCCGCCGGCGAACGGCTGGCGCTCACGCAGGACGAGATCCGCGCCCACGGTCACTCGATCGAGGTGCGGCTGTACGCCGAGGATCCCGCCCGGGGCTTCCTGCCGCAGACGGGCACGCTGCACCTCTTCGAACCGCCGGCAGGTCCGGGCGTGCGCGTGGACACCGGCGTGACGACGGGCAGCGAGGTCACGCTGCACTACGACCCGATGATCGCGAAGCTGTGCGCGTGGGGCGCGGACCGCGAACAGTCGCGCCGGCGTCTGATCGAGGCCCTGAGCGAGACCACCGTGCTCGGTCCGACGACGAACCTGTCGCACCTGCTGGCGATCCTCGGACACGAGGCCTTCGCCTCGGGTGCGGTGCACACCGGATTCCTCGAAGAGCACCTGGCCGACTGGAGCCCCGACGGCGAGGGGAACGTGGACACCGACGAGGCCCTGTGGCTGGCGGCGGCGGCGAGTTTCGCTCTCGACCCGGGGGGCGGGACGGCGCGCCGTTCCGACCGCGACACGATCGGCGAGGCGCCGGGACCCTGGGAGGACCTGGGTCCGCTGCGCCTGGTCCCCGCGCGGGAGGACGGATGATGGAGATCGATCTCGAACGCGACGGCCGCCGTCGACGGACAAGGGTCCATCGCGAGGGCGACGACACCCTGCGCGTGCAGATCGACGGGGGCGACGCCCGCACGGTACGGGTGATCGCGCGCGACGAGAACACGCTCCTGCTCGACGTCGACGGCCGTCGGCATCGCCTTCGCTGGGTGCGGCGGGGGCGCGAGCTCCACCTGGGTCTGCGCGGTCACTCCGCGCACTTCCACTGGGTGGAGGAGGACGAGGTCGACGAGACCGTCGGGGCCGCCTCGCCGGTGGTCCGAGCGCCGATGCCCGGCAGGGTTCTCGAGGTGACCGTGGCGGCGGGCGACCCCGTCGCGGCGGGGCAGGTGGTGGCGCGCATCGAAGCGATGAAGATGGAGATCGCCCTGTCGAGCGACGTGGCCGGGCGGGTGTCGACGGTCCACGCCGGCAAGGACGCTCTCGTCGAACCCGATCAGCCCGTGGTGACGATCGAGCCGGACGGCGAGGCGGATTGAACCGCGAGACCCGCATCCGCGCCGACCTGGCGCTGGTCCTGGTCACGATCTTCTGGGGAGTCACCTTCCCGCTGATCCGCAGCGCACTCGCCGACGTCGGTCCGCACCAGTTCATCGGGTGGCGCTTCGCGCTCGGCACCGCGGCCTTCCTGCCGCTGGTGGTCCTCGATCCGGGGGCCCGCGCCGGGCTGCGCCGGGCACTGCTCCCCGGCGCGCTGCTGGGATTGATCGCGTGGTCGTCCTACGTGTCCCAGACGATCGGCCTGCAGACCGTGCCGGCGGGGCGTGCCGCCTTCATCACCGGCACGGCGGTGATCATCGTGCCGCTGCTGGCTCCGGTGTTCCGGGCCGGTCGGCCCACGGCGGTCGACTTCGCCGCGGCCGTGGTGGCGGCAGGGGGGCTGTACCTGCTGACCGGAGCCGGCGCGACCGGCGTGTCCGGCTTCGGGGTGGGGGATCTCTGGGTGCTCGCCTGCGCCCTGGGTTACTCGACGTACGTGCTCGTATTGCAACGTGTTCTGACGGTCGAGCACCACCCGACCAGCCTCGCGTTCACGCAGGTGGCCACGATCGGACTGATCGGGGTCGCCGTGCTCGGCGTCCGTGGGAATGTCGCGATCGAGCTCTCGGGGGACGTGGTGCGCGCGCTCGGCTTCTGCGCGCTGGTGGCGACGGTGGGGACCTTCTGGTTGCAGACCCGGTTCCAGGGCTCGACGACGCCGCAGCGGGCATCGCTGATCTTCTCGCTCGAGCCCGTCTTCGCCACCTTCTTCGCGTGGTGGCTGCTGTCCGAGGTCCTCACGCCGCTGGGAGCGCTGGGGGCGGCCCTGATCCTCGCCGCGGTGATCGCCTCGGAGACCTGGACCGGGCGTCGAACGCACCGATCCGACGCGACGGCTGGCCAAGGCGGCGTGACCCCGGTAGACTCGTAGGACCATGAGCTCTTCCGCCGCACGCGAACGTTTCGGACGACTGGCCGCCCTCGAGGACGACCACATCGACCTGCTCGAGGGTGCCTTCCTGATCGCCCAGGAGGAGTACCCGGAGCTCGTGCTCGACGAGCAGATCCAGCGCGTCGAGGCGATCGCCCGTCGCTGTTCCGAGCACCTGGCCGGGGCCGAGGACTTCTTCCACGCGGTGTGGGTGATCAACCGTGTGCTCTTCGACGAGATGGGCCTCCGTGGCAACGTCGAAGCCTTCGACGACCCCGAGAACAGCTACCTGAACCGGGTTCTCGACCGTCGCACGGGCATTCCGATCACGCTGTCGGTACTCTACCGCGAGGTCGCGCGCCGCTGCGGGTTCCACGTCGAGGGCATCGGCCTGCCCGGTCACTTCGTCGTGCGCGTGACCGACGACTGGGGTCATACCTACGTCGATCCCTTCCACGGCGGCAGCGTCGTGACGCGCGACGATCTGTCGCGTCTGTTGCACGAGCGATTCGGCCCGCGGGCACGACTGCTCGAGGAACACCTCGAACCGGTGTCCTCCCGGCGGATCCTCACCCGCATGCTCCTGAACCTGAAGCGGATCTACGTGCGCAAGCAGGACGACGAGCGGGCGGTGCTGGCGAGCGAACGGATCGTCCTTCTGCAGCCCGATGCCGCGACCGAGCGCCGTGACCGCGGGCTCCTGTACCGCCGGACCGGTCGCCGCGCCGAGGCGATCACCGATCTCCGGTGGTACCTCAACGACCGGCCGCAGGCGATCGACGGACCCCGCATCCGGCGCGTGCTCAACGAGCTCCTGCACGAGCGCGCCGCCGAGGGATGATCCGGCGCGGGCGCGTCTCCGCCTTCCTGTTCGCGCTCCTCCTCCTCATCGACGCGGTTCCCCCCGCATCTGCGGCCGAGCGCGAGGGCTTCGCGTTGGTCCTCGGTGGCGGCGGGGCCAAGGGCCTCGCGCACATCGGCGTGATCCGGGTGCTCGAGGAACTGGACATGACCCCTTCCCTGGTCGTCGGGACCAGCATGGGGGCGTTGGTCGGCTCGCTGTACGCGAGCGGCCTCGACGCCGACGAGCTCGAGAGTCTGGTGGTCGATCGGAACTGGCTGCGGACCCTCCTCGACTCCGACGCCCCGGCCCAGCCGGTCCAGGGCGGGTGGAGCAGCCTGCCGCGCGCACAGCTGCGTCTGTGGCTCGACACCTGGCCGCCGAGTCTGCCGCCGGGAGCCAGCCAGGGACACGCGGTCGAGGGACTGATCGGCCGCCTGACCGCCGACGCGGCGTACCGGGCCGGCAACGATCTCGACCGGTTGCCGATTCCCTTCCGGTGCGTGTCGACGGATCTCATGACGGGTGAGGCGGTGGTCTTCGACGAGGGATCGGTGGCGCGCATGGTGCGGGCCAGTGGGGGACTGCCGCTGGTCTTCGCTCCGGTCGAGTACCGTGGCCGTCACCTGGTCGACGGTGGTTTCGTCGACAACCTGCCGCTCGGCGTCGCCCGGTCGATGGGATTCGAACGCGCGATCGTGGTCGACGTCAGCAATGCCTTCGTCCCTCCCGACTCGCCCCCCAGCGACCTGTTCGGATTGTTGCAGCGGTCGACGAGTCTCGCGCAGCTGGCCGAGAACACCGTCGAGGCCGGCGCGGGTGACGTGGTGCTGCGCCTCGACCTGCGCGACCACTCGTCGCTGGGTTTCTGGGCCTCCGAGGACATCGTCGACGAGGGCTACCGTCAGGCCTCGGCCCACCGCGAGGAGTTGCGCGCGGTCGGAGAGGCTGCGGGTGCGGCTGCGGCGCGACCGCAGCCACCGAAGGTGACCGTCGGTCCGTTGCGTGTCGAGGCGGTCGAGGTGCGCGGAAACCGGCGTCTGTCGGGTTGGTCGATCCGCAAGCGGTTCGACCTCGCGGCGGGCGATACGGTGCAGGCCGAAACGCTGTGGACGCGGGCGGCGGACCTGGCCCGACAGTCGATCTTCGAGAGCGTCTGGGTCGAGGCGCTGCCGCGGCCGGACGGAACGATGCGGGTGGTGACGCACGTCGACGAGCGCGATCGCCCCGAGCTGGAGCTGGCGGCGAACTACCGCGACGACATCGGGCCCGCGGCGATGCTCCGGTTGCGGCTCGACAACCGGCTCGGCGCCGGGGGTGGTCGGACGCTGACCTGGAAGGTGAGCGACGAACGGGCGAGCCTGGCCCTCGACACGTCGGTCCCGATCCGTGGTTCGAGGCGCGTCGAGTTCC
The sequence above is a segment of the Candidatus Krumholzibacteriia bacterium genome. Coding sequences within it:
- a CDS encoding transglutaminase-like domain-containing protein, producing MSSSAARERFGRLAALEDDHIDLLEGAFLIAQEEYPELVLDEQIQRVEAIARRCSEHLAGAEDFFHAVWVINRVLFDEMGLRGNVEAFDDPENSYLNRVLDRRTGIPITLSVLYREVARRCGFHVEGIGLPGHFVVRVTDDWGHTYVDPFHGGSVVTRDDLSRLLHERFGPRARLLEEHLEPVSSRRILTRMLLNLKRIYVRKQDDERAVLASERIVLLQPDAATERRDRGLLYRRTGRRAEAITDLRWYLNDRPQAIDGPRIRRVLNELLHERAAEG
- a CDS encoding acyclic terpene utilization AtuA family protein produces the protein MSERVLRIGNASGYWGDDLTVLRRQIEGGPLDFVTLDFLAEITMSILQKQRDRDPSAGYARDFVDQMDEVMAAALERDVVVISNAGGVAPRACADAILERVRARGLDPRIGVVAGDDLLDRLPGWHEEGVDLSNMDDGRSFDTIVGRVSSANAYFGAAPVVRALEMGAQMIVTGRVTDTGITLAPMIQRLGWAADDWDRLAAGIVAGHILECGAQSTGGNFTDWRRVGDFHRIGYPICEMHEDGSFVLTKHEGTGGMVSVETIKEQLLYEMGDPHRYLTPDVVVDFSSIRLESDGPDRVRVWGVRGAPPTEFLKVSVSYSDGHKASGAVIVSGPEARDKCEAFADILWKRLPEYEESLTEYVGADATWGPLSPSADANEIYLRFGARDHDAAKLGEFSKMLPALILSGPPGVAVTGGRPRVQGVVAYWPLLVPRERCTAQVTVVAGSGEESAEVGFTGPTGPGACEGTAATLTEAPAPSGETVTVPLRRVAHGRSGDKGDTCNIGVIARHPALYGWMRDTLTAEWVKERFTGIAHGDVERFEVPNLDALNFLLHESLGGGGTLALKIDAQGKTLSHALLGCEVEIDRALLDLVEDAS
- a CDS encoding biotin/lipoyl-containing protein, whose product is MMEIDLERDGRRRRTRVHREGDDTLRVQIDGGDARTVRVIARDENTLLLDVDGRRHRLRWVRRGRELHLGLRGHSAHFHWVEEDEVDETVGAASPVVRAPMPGRVLEVTVAAGDPVAAGQVVARIEAMKMEIALSSDVAGRVSTVHAGKDALVEPDQPVVTIEPDGEAD
- a CDS encoding biotin carboxylase N-terminal domain-containing protein — encoded protein: MRARPFRRVLVANRGEIAVRVLRACRQRGLETVAVVSEADRASLAAQLADQVVEIGPAPAAESYLRIDAILDAARGTGADAIHPGYGFLAENAAFARACDDAGVVFIGPGADVIDAMGVKTEARRRMEEAGVPVVPGALLEGDDPAAWEAAGSGVGYPLLVKAAAGGGGKGMRAVHGAADLVDAIGAARREAASAFGDATVYLERLLIRPRHVEVQVLGDTHGHVLHLGERDCSVQRRHQKVVEESPAPGLSDDLRARLHDAAVRAARAVDYVGAGTVEMLLDASGDFFFLEMNTRLQVEHPVTENVTGVDLVEAQLRVAAGERLALTQDEIRAHGHSIEVRLYAEDPARGFLPQTGTLHLFEPPAGPGVRVDTGVTTGSEVTLHYDPMIAKLCAWGADREQSRRRLIEALSETTVLGPTTNLSHLLAILGHEAFASGAVHTGFLEEHLADWSPDGEGNVDTDEALWLAAAASFALDPGGGTARRSDRDTIGEAPGPWEDLGPLRLVPAREDG
- a CDS encoding enoyl-CoA hydratase-related protein, with the translated sequence MSRLRLEPSGDVLTIVLDRPDARNALDEQAIAELTEALRGPASDSGVRFVVLRGEGKVFCAGADLDYMRRLAAADDETNQADARRLGALFDAIAGCPHPVLAAVHGAAIGGGIGLVAAADLVVATEGTKFGFTEVRLGIVPGVISPYAVRRLGPAVARRLFLTGEIFAAPVARDFGLVDEIVADGALDPAISRWVERLRVGGPGAQTAVKRLLDDVLDAPLAEAVQRTPAHIARQRATDEAREGFAAFFERRPPSWSPEAKS
- a CDS encoding DMT family transporter codes for the protein MNRETRIRADLALVLVTIFWGVTFPLIRSALADVGPHQFIGWRFALGTAAFLPLVVLDPGARAGLRRALLPGALLGLIAWSSYVSQTIGLQTVPAGRAAFITGTAVIIVPLLAPVFRAGRPTAVDFAAAVVAAGGLYLLTGAGATGVSGFGVGDLWVLACALGYSTYVLVLQRVLTVEHHPTSLAFTQVATIGLIGVAVLGVRGNVAIELSGDVVRALGFCALVATVGTFWLQTRFQGSTTPQRASLIFSLEPVFATFFAWWLLSEVLTPLGALGAALILAAVIASETWTGRRTHRSDATAGQGGVTPVDS
- a CDS encoding patatin-like phospholipase family protein, with the protein product MIRRGRVSAFLFALLLLIDAVPPASAAEREGFALVLGGGGAKGLAHIGVIRVLEELDMTPSLVVGTSMGALVGSLYASGLDADELESLVVDRNWLRTLLDSDAPAQPVQGGWSSLPRAQLRLWLDTWPPSLPPGASQGHAVEGLIGRLTADAAYRAGNDLDRLPIPFRCVSTDLMTGEAVVFDEGSVARMVRASGGLPLVFAPVEYRGRHLVDGGFVDNLPLGVARSMGFERAIVVDVSNAFVPPDSPPSDLFGLLQRSTSLAQLAENTVEAGAGDVVLRLDLRDHSSLGFWASEDIVDEGYRQASAHREELRAVGEAAGAAAARPQPPKVTVGPLRVEAVEVRGNRRLSGWSIRKRFDLAAGDTVQAETLWTRAADLARQSIFESVWVEALPRPDGTMRVVTHVDERDRPELELAANYRDDIGPAAMLRLRLDNRLGAGGGRTLTWKVSDERASLALDTSVPIRGSRRVEFRAGGRWVNERVEIEEGPRGEDAWSFRRVGGHADVIVGREVGEPALRFGFEALDGRRHLESRAPSGNGESRWRAVRVRLETWTGGGLNPWPGQGFAVTGRWGLRTLGGRSNAWSVEGGWTHRLFATRWFGATSVGGAAWSAADFPLQLLPRAGGPRGWVGQDPDAILAPKLAWSRLGLDFFLNREIRFELAGAVGWYGREGLDEHRPRPGVQLQVIWESALGPVQLGWAGGRRNEPRVVFDVGHEF